From one [Ruminococcus] lactaris ATCC 29176 genomic stretch:
- a CDS encoding ANTAR domain-containing response regulator, with protein MSHIIVVFPRRDNAVNIRNVLVRAGMEVSAVCLTGAKVLQYVDNWSDGIVVCGYHLQDMQYTELREALPFSFDMLLVAPPSKWMDELPEGVVGLPLPIKVYDLVSTVEMLQQSQERERKKRKERSRKRNDAEKKLVDQAKALLMERNNMSEDEAHRYLQKSSMDSGTNLTETAQMILTILNE; from the coding sequence ATGAGCCATATTATTGTGGTATTTCCGAGAAGAGATAACGCAGTAAATATCCGTAATGTACTTGTACGTGCGGGGATGGAAGTATCTGCGGTTTGTCTGACCGGTGCAAAAGTTCTGCAATATGTGGATAACTGGAGCGATGGAATCGTGGTATGTGGATATCATCTTCAGGATATGCAATATACGGAACTAAGGGAAGCACTGCCGTTTTCATTTGATATGCTTCTGGTCGCACCCCCATCAAAATGGATGGATGAACTGCCGGAGGGTGTTGTGGGACTGCCACTGCCGATCAAGGTCTACGATCTTGTCAGTACAGTGGAAATGCTTCAGCAGTCACAGGAAAGAGAAAGAAAGAAGCGGAAAGAAAGAAGCCGGAAAAGAAATGATGCAGAAAAGAAGCTGGTTGACCAGGCGAAAGCATTACTGATGGAACGAAATAATATGTCTGAGGATGAAGCACACCGGTACTTGCAGAAAAGCAGTATGGACAGTGGAACCAATCTGACGGAGACTGCACAGATGATCCTGACGATCCTGAATGAGTAG
- a CDS encoding YlmC/YmxH family sporulation protein gives MRFCEMREKEVVNICTGKQLGCVVDLELDTCSGKIESIVVPGPGKFCGFFGTDCEYVIPYSCVKKIGPDAVLVEIKEEKFLQKY, from the coding sequence ATGAGATTTTGTGAAATGCGGGAAAAAGAAGTAGTTAATATCTGTACAGGAAAGCAGTTGGGCTGTGTTGTGGACCTGGAGCTTGATACCTGTTCCGGGAAGATTGAATCGATTGTTGTACCGGGACCGGGAAAATTTTGCGGATTTTTCGGAACGGACTGTGAATATGTGATTCCGTACAGTTGTGTAAAAAAAATCGGACCGGATGCAGTATTAGTGGAAATAAAAGAAGAAAAGTTTTTGCAAAAATACTAG
- a CDS encoding toll/interleukin-1 receptor domain-containing protein, translated as MKKYTYDAFISYSHNEKDAFAAEQLHKTLEHYHIPKRIQQSSGKKKIERVFRDREEMPISFNLASNIQEALDQSEFLILMCSPNSIKSEWVQREVETFLKSHSKEQVLTVLLEGEPEKVFPEVLCYEERKVESEDGTEQTVKVKIEPMAADIRGKDKSEIKKKIEQESLRILAKMLGCTYDTLRQRHREYALHRMMAVLGGVAGVAVVFTIYAFHQSAKINERYQESRRNQARYLSQISTDLLDGGDRENALLTALAVVPEDSDSDEPVAEEQMYALNEALHSYEHEEHLNYKPLYKYEMSGNTYSSQSQSSGMLSEDGQTYFCVDQLGNAYVLNVEDGSCIWKIAPGEWETKETNGFRKILPVKDEKAVLITKKGIFYIDWKKQQLIREMKNDAEEDFLSERDRDGACCTVSGTNLAIANGHYLWVYDLESGECQLQSQYDQEKYSSDQANAIAFDEKAENVFLALGKELEYAEPSASESKESVLKIRISTGEKSRVATEKAKKICAVSENQMAVLHMECINEDEVIDHGGMSAVQAKYWITLYDTEEGKKQWSSVPYTVSGYTIPETLLLRDMEINGELKKVLVVSVKDRIQLIDAENGTVIREGIFREDIVNVVQADKRRLLVGLSDGSVMIGTVEDMSANMEVGSVSGKILDFTFSPEHQQVIWTMKSGKRLVFGEKQTDQQMKSVNLEKENDVDSVKYTTWTDQKGKEQNYRIIEYNGLQTDLKEGVRVYRTGTSDLIFQYECKTAGGMISEVKFSDIDGNPGLSFKVIEKYESNELGKRYESKYVTADLNSGKICSEQTEDEVENQFDSVSAVEVGNKGLAVMYGNEDFTAANKEISFMTGSLTEKGIQFSKKAKSHQVTEEGRGVNWVSITADDRYVLFHIDNKDDTYCLKVWNVEKEKWESYDGQTELLVLDARDKRNSMSIGAEKNLLATYTQDGMIHVFDLEKGTEAQTLKCGNYKKIQMGFCANNQYLVTYDDSEMITLWDISEGKILMKEEYDSKTSIESLYTNGSGWYFGVGFYGYTLGDEGFYTSELMLYSIDKEGKFYKYAYIPAGYADYTGKEICVASGEGWYSPFYSFSELRKRAEKEMAGKSLSDADKNRYFISE; from the coding sequence ATGAAGAAGTATACATATGACGCGTTTATCAGCTATAGTCATAATGAAAAGGATGCTTTTGCGGCAGAACAGCTTCATAAGACATTAGAACATTATCATATTCCCAAAAGAATACAGCAGAGTTCGGGAAAAAAGAAGATTGAAAGAGTATTTCGGGATCGGGAGGAAATGCCGATTTCTTTTAACCTTGCCAGTAATATTCAGGAAGCACTGGATCAGTCAGAATTTTTGATCCTGATGTGTTCCCCCAATTCGATCAAATCAGAGTGGGTTCAAAGAGAAGTGGAGACATTCCTGAAAAGTCATAGCAAAGAGCAGGTTCTGACCGTTTTGTTAGAGGGAGAACCGGAGAAAGTATTTCCGGAAGTTCTCTGTTATGAAGAAAGAAAGGTAGAATCGGAAGATGGAACGGAGCAGACGGTAAAGGTCAAAATTGAACCGATGGCTGCAGATATCAGGGGGAAAGATAAGAGTGAGATCAAAAAGAAGATCGAGCAGGAAAGCCTCAGGATTCTGGCAAAGATGCTGGGGTGTACTTATGATACATTGCGACAGCGGCACAGGGAATATGCACTTCACAGAATGATGGCGGTTCTGGGTGGTGTTGCCGGTGTGGCAGTGGTTTTTACGATATATGCATTTCACCAGTCCGCAAAGATCAATGAACGTTATCAGGAATCCAGAAGAAATCAGGCCAGATATCTTTCACAGATTTCAACCGATCTTTTAGATGGAGGAGACAGAGAAAATGCCCTGCTGACAGCACTTGCAGTTGTGCCTGAAGACTCCGATTCAGATGAACCGGTAGCAGAAGAGCAGATGTATGCATTGAATGAAGCACTGCATTCTTACGAGCATGAGGAGCACCTCAATTACAAACCGTTGTATAAATATGAAATGAGTGGAAATACTTATTCTTCACAGTCACAGAGTTCGGGAATGCTGAGTGAGGACGGACAAACTTATTTCTGTGTGGATCAGCTTGGCAATGCCTATGTGCTGAATGTAGAGGATGGAAGCTGTATCTGGAAGATTGCTCCGGGTGAATGGGAGACAAAAGAGACGAATGGATTTCGGAAGATTCTTCCTGTAAAAGACGAGAAGGCAGTATTGATTACAAAGAAAGGCATTTTTTATATTGACTGGAAAAAGCAGCAACTGATAAGAGAGATGAAAAATGACGCCGAAGAAGATTTCTTGTCCGAACGGGATCGGGACGGGGCATGCTGCACTGTATCGGGAACGAATCTGGCGATTGCCAACGGACACTATTTGTGGGTGTATGACCTGGAGAGTGGAGAATGTCAGCTCCAGAGTCAGTATGACCAGGAGAAATATAGTTCAGATCAGGCGAATGCGATTGCGTTTGATGAAAAGGCAGAAAATGTATTTCTTGCGTTGGGAAAAGAATTGGAATATGCTGAGCCTTCTGCATCAGAAAGCAAAGAGAGTGTGTTGAAAATCCGGATTTCTACAGGAGAAAAATCTCGGGTCGCAACAGAAAAAGCGAAAAAGATATGTGCAGTAAGTGAAAACCAGATGGCTGTGCTGCATATGGAATGCATCAATGAGGATGAGGTAATTGATCATGGTGGAATGAGTGCTGTCCAGGCAAAGTACTGGATTACTTTATATGATACAGAGGAGGGAAAAAAGCAGTGGAGTAGTGTGCCGTATACTGTTTCGGGTTATACCATACCGGAAACGCTTTTGCTTCGGGACATGGAAATTAATGGGGAACTTAAAAAAGTGCTGGTTGTCAGTGTGAAAGACAGGATTCAGCTCATTGATGCAGAGAACGGTACTGTAATACGGGAAGGAATCTTCCGGGAAGATATTGTAAATGTTGTCCAGGCAGATAAGAGAAGATTGCTCGTGGGTCTGTCAGATGGAAGTGTGATGATTGGAACAGTCGAAGATATGTCAGCCAATATGGAAGTTGGCAGTGTTTCGGGAAAAATATTAGATTTCACATTCAGTCCGGAGCATCAGCAGGTCATCTGGACAATGAAATCTGGAAAAAGGCTTGTTTTTGGGGAAAAGCAGACAGATCAACAGATGAAGTCGGTAAATCTGGAAAAAGAAAATGATGTGGATTCTGTGAAATACACTACATGGACAGATCAGAAGGGAAAAGAACAAAATTATCGCATCATTGAATATAACGGTTTGCAGACAGATTTAAAAGAAGGAGTCAGAGTATACAGAACAGGGACATCGGATCTTATTTTTCAGTATGAGTGTAAGACCGCAGGCGGAATGATTTCGGAAGTGAAATTCTCTGATATAGATGGAAATCCGGGGCTGTCGTTTAAAGTAATAGAAAAATATGAAAGCAATGAGTTGGGAAAAAGGTATGAATCCAAATATGTGACAGCAGATCTTAACAGTGGAAAAATCTGTTCCGAGCAGACGGAAGACGAGGTCGAAAATCAGTTTGATTCTGTATCAGCAGTAGAGGTTGGAAATAAAGGTCTTGCAGTCATGTATGGTAATGAAGATTTTACGGCAGCTAATAAAGAAATAAGTTTCATGACGGGAAGTCTGACAGAAAAAGGGATTCAGTTTAGCAAAAAGGCAAAGTCCCATCAAGTGACAGAAGAGGGTCGGGGGGTTAATTGGGTTTCTATAACCGCAGACGACAGGTATGTGCTTTTTCACATAGATAATAAGGATGATACATATTGCCTGAAAGTCTGGAATGTGGAAAAGGAAAAATGGGAGTCTTATGACGGACAGACAGAACTTCTGGTTTTAGATGCGAGAGATAAGAGGAATAGTATGTCGATCGGTGCAGAAAAGAATTTGCTGGCAACTTATACTCAGGATGGAATGATTCATGTATTTGATCTGGAAAAAGGAACAGAAGCCCAGACACTCAAGTGTGGAAATTATAAAAAGATCCAGATGGGATTCTGTGCAAATAATCAGTATCTGGTCACATATGATGACTCAGAAATGATTACATTGTGGGATATTTCCGAAGGAAAAATACTGATGAAGGAAGAATACGACAGTAAAACATCAATTGAAAGTTTATATACAAATGGAAGTGGATGGTATTTCGGAGTCGGATTTTATGGATATACACTTGGTGATGAGGGATTTTATACTTCCGAACTGATGCTGTATTCGATTGATAAAGAAGGAAAATTTTATAAGTATGCATATATTCCGGCAGGGTATGCGGATTATACG
- the nrdR gene encoding transcriptional regulator NrdR — translation MRCPYCGNPDTRVIDSRPAEDKSSIRRRRSCDECGKRFTTYEKVETIPLIVIKKDNNREQYQRSKIENGVLSACYKRPVPADQIQKTIEAIELEIFNREEKEIPSSEIGEIVMDKLKDLDPVAYVRFASVYREFKDANTFMDELKKFLK, via the coding sequence ATGAGATGTCCATATTGTGGAAACCCTGATACAAGAGTGATCGATTCCAGACCGGCAGAGGATAAGAGTTCGATTCGCAGAAGGCGTTCCTGTGACGAGTGCGGGAAACGTTTTACAACTTATGAAAAAGTAGAGACGATTCCTCTGATCGTGATCAAGAAGGACAACAACCGGGAGCAGTATCAACGGTCAAAGATTGAGAATGGTGTGCTGAGTGCGTGTTATAAGCGTCCTGTTCCTGCAGATCAGATCCAGAAGACGATCGAGGCGATCGAGCTGGAGATCTTTAACCGGGAAGAAAAAGAGATCCCGAGCAGTGAGATTGGAGAGATTGTTATGGATAAGTTAAAAGATCTTGATCCGGTGGCATATGTGAGGTTCGCATCAGTATACAGAGAGTTTAAAGATGCAAATACATTTATGGATGAGCTGAAAAAGTTTTTAAAATAG
- the truA gene encoding tRNA pseudouridine(38-40) synthase TruA: MRTYRLVIAYDGTAYQGWQRQANTEMTIQGILESCISKAAGYAVEVNGSGRTDAGVHARGQTASVVLHGKAEDGFFTEKVNKLLPPDIRIREAGLEKNGFHARKSAVGKRYVYQIDTDEKPDVFDRRYTYHFPKKLDIAAMQQAAELLTGTHEFAAYTDKKDETSTKRTIYAIMVGGQGGRINIQYEGTGFLYHMVRILTGTLLEVGMGTRRIESVTIALEAKDRTKVGFLAPARGLFLDEVYYKEKSWKEE, translated from the coding sequence ATGCGGACGTACAGGCTGGTGATCGCTTATGATGGGACAGCATACCAGGGATGGCAGAGACAGGCCAATACAGAGATGACCATTCAGGGGATTTTGGAATCCTGTATTTCAAAGGCAGCCGGATATGCGGTGGAAGTAAATGGATCAGGAAGGACGGATGCAGGCGTGCATGCCCGCGGACAGACAGCCAGTGTGGTGCTTCACGGGAAAGCGGAGGACGGATTTTTCACAGAGAAGGTAAATAAGCTGCTGCCTCCGGATATCCGGATCAGAGAAGCCGGACTTGAAAAAAATGGGTTTCATGCGAGAAAGAGTGCTGTAGGAAAAAGGTATGTGTATCAGATTGATACTGATGAAAAGCCGGATGTATTTGACCGGCGTTACACGTATCATTTCCCGAAGAAACTTGATATTGCAGCGATGCAGCAGGCAGCGGAACTTTTGACCGGCACGCATGAGTTTGCAGCTTATACGGATAAAAAAGATGAAACGTCCACAAAGCGGACAATTTATGCTATAATGGTTGGCGGACAAGGTGGCAGGATCAACATCCAATATGAGGGAACGGGATTTCTTTATCATATGGTAAGGATTCTGACAGGAACTTTGCTCGAAGTTGGAATGGGGACACGCAGGATCGAAAGCGTGACGATAGCTTTAGAGGCAAAGGATAGAACAAAGGTTGGATTTCTGGCTCCGGCAAGAGGATTATTCCTTGACGAAGTCTATTATAAGGAGAAGTCCTGGAAGGAGGAATAG
- a CDS encoding GTP-binding protein, whose translation MRQSDVMVYLMTGFLDSGKTQFLTFTLEQDYFQIQGKTLLILCEEGEEEYDPKEMLKYGVVIEKVEDKEDLTEAWLEEMNRKHKPERVVVEYNGMWPVSDFEKLALPAGWKIEQKIATVDASTFQMYLTNLKPLFVEMVKGAELVLFNRCEDRGPLAGYRRSVKVVSPQAEVIFEDENGEVDNIFEDEVPYDLNAPVIEIRREDYGIWYVDMMENPDRYKGKVVEFVAKVMKPRAFPSKVFLPGRTAMTCCADDTSFLGYVCRSPYAPKLKPGDWVKVRAKVSFKNLSVYRGEGPVLDAENIEPAEPIEEMVYFN comes from the coding sequence ATGAGACAATCGGATGTTATGGTATATCTGATGACAGGATTCCTGGACAGCGGAAAGACCCAGTTTCTGACATTTACGTTGGAGCAGGATTATTTTCAGATCCAGGGGAAGACGCTTCTGATCCTCTGTGAGGAAGGAGAGGAAGAGTATGATCCAAAGGAAATGCTGAAGTATGGTGTTGTGATCGAAAAAGTGGAAGATAAAGAGGACCTGACAGAAGCATGGCTTGAGGAGATGAACCGGAAGCATAAACCGGAGAGAGTTGTAGTTGAATACAATGGTATGTGGCCGGTCAGTGATTTTGAGAAACTGGCACTTCCGGCAGGCTGGAAGATCGAACAGAAGATCGCAACGGTTGATGCAAGTACTTTTCAGATGTACCTTACAAATCTGAAGCCATTATTTGTTGAAATGGTAAAAGGGGCGGAACTGGTTCTTTTTAACCGCTGTGAGGACAGAGGTCCGCTGGCGGGATACAGAAGAAGTGTCAAGGTGGTCAGCCCACAGGCAGAAGTTATTTTTGAAGATGAGAACGGAGAAGTCGACAATATTTTTGAGGATGAGGTTCCGTATGATTTAAATGCTCCGGTGATTGAGATCCGCAGGGAAGACTATGGAATCTGGTATGTGGATATGATGGAAAATCCAGACCGGTATAAGGGAAAAGTAGTAGAGTTTGTGGCAAAGGTGATGAAGCCACGGGCTTTTCCGTCAAAGGTATTTCTTCCGGGACGTACAGCAATGACCTGTTGTGCAGATGATACCTCTTTCCTTGGTTATGTCTGCAGAAGTCCATACGCACCAAAGCTGAAACCGGGTGACTGGGTAAAAGTAAGAGCAAAAGTCAGCTTTAAAAATCTCTCTGTATACAGAGGCGAGGGTCCGGTATTGGATGCGGAGAATATTGAACCGGCAGAACCGATCGAAGAAATGGTATATTTTAACTAG
- a CDS encoding glutamine synthetase family protein: protein MHNYTREDIIRIVEEEDVAFIRLQFTDIFGTLKNMAVTVGQLEKALNNKCMFDVSSLEGIEGEEDCDMYLYPDLSTFEIFPWRPQQGKVARLICDVYRKDGTPYEGDPRYVLRKAVAEAEEMGYSMNVGPECEFFLFHTDEDGLPTTVTHEKGGYFDIGPLDLGENARRDMILTLAEMGFEIISSHHEIAPAQHEIDFHYDEAMVTADNLMTFKMVVKTIAKRHGLHATFMPKPKSETYGSGMHINLSLYGRDGMNVLYNAEDVNGLSEEGYYFIGGLMKHMKAITCITNPTVNSYKRFVPGYEAPVYMGWSAKTRGPLIRVSADKERKSRLELRSPDATANPYLALAVLLKAGLDGIKNKIMPPANIDENIQKMTQERRDELHVEELPRNLGDATAELEKDQFLIDVLGGELAKKIIKANKKEYKEYCMQVTDWEIAHYLHRL from the coding sequence ATGCATAACTATACAAGGGAAGACATCATCCGTATTGTGGAGGAAGAAGATGTTGCCTTTATCCGTCTGCAGTTTACAGATATTTTTGGAACGTTGAAGAATATGGCTGTAACAGTAGGACAGCTTGAAAAAGCACTGAATAATAAATGTATGTTTGATGTGTCGTCGCTGGAGGGAATCGAAGGAGAAGAGGATTGCGATATGTATCTGTATCCGGATCTGAGTACCTTTGAGATTTTCCCGTGGCGGCCGCAGCAGGGAAAAGTAGCAAGACTGATCTGTGATGTCTATCGTAAAGATGGAACTCCGTATGAAGGGGATCCACGTTATGTTCTGCGGAAAGCAGTTGCCGAAGCGGAAGAGATGGGATATTCCATGAATGTCGGACCGGAGTGTGAGTTCTTTCTGTTTCATACAGATGAAGATGGACTGCCGACAACAGTTACTCATGAAAAAGGCGGATATTTTGATATCGGGCCATTGGATCTGGGAGAAAATGCAAGGAGAGATATGATCCTTACACTGGCGGAAATGGGATTTGAGATCATTTCTTCTCACCATGAGATCGCACCGGCTCAGCATGAAATAGACTTTCATTATGATGAGGCGATGGTTACGGCAGATAATCTGATGACATTTAAGATGGTGGTTAAGACCATTGCAAAAAGACATGGACTGCATGCTACGTTTATGCCAAAGCCAAAGAGTGAGACCTACGGTTCGGGAATGCATATCAATCTTTCCCTTTATGGAAGAGATGGAATGAATGTCCTCTATAATGCGGAGGACGTAAATGGTCTGAGTGAAGAAGGATACTATTTTATCGGTGGTCTGATGAAGCATATGAAGGCGATCACGTGTATCACAAATCCGACAGTAAATTCTTACAAGCGTTTTGTGCCGGGATATGAAGCACCGGTATATATGGGATGGTCGGCAAAGACAAGAGGACCATTGATTCGTGTATCGGCAGATAAAGAAAGAAAATCCAGGCTGGAGCTGCGAAGTCCGGATGCAACGGCAAATCCGTATCTGGCACTGGCAGTTCTTCTGAAAGCAGGACTTGACGGAATTAAGAATAAAATTATGCCTCCTGCGAATATAGATGAGAATATCCAGAAGATGACGCAGGAAAGAAGAGATGAACTTCATGTGGAAGAACTCCCGAGAAATCTTGGGGATGCCACGGCGGAACTGGAGAAAGATCAGTTTCTGATCGATGTATTGGGGGGAGAACTGGCTAAGAAGATCATCAAGGCCAACAAGAAAGAATATAAGGAGTACTGTATGCAGGTGACTGACTGGGAGATCGCACATTATCTCCACAGACTGTAG
- the dapF gene encoding diaminopimelate epimerase, producing the protein MKFTKMQGLGNDYVYVNCFKEKIEDPSALAVRISDRHFGVGSDGLILINPSKVADCEMEMYNADGSRGEMCGNGIRCVGKYMYDYGLTDKEAISVETLAGIKYLQFFIENGKVAKVKVDMGSPILTPAEIPVVAEGERAVDEPIVVDGTEYRMTCISMGNPHAIVYVDDVKNLPIEKIGPLFEKHERFPNRVNTEFVKVLDRNTVEMRVWERGSGETLACGTGACATAVACILNGLTEEKVTVKLLGGDLEIEWDREKNKVFMTGPAKVVFDGVWEE; encoded by the coding sequence ATGAAATTTACAAAAATGCAGGGACTGGGAAATGATTATGTATATGTAAATTGCTTTAAAGAAAAGATAGAAGATCCATCAGCACTGGCGGTCAGGATCAGTGACCGCCATTTCGGGGTCGGATCGGATGGTCTGATCCTGATCAACCCATCGAAAGTGGCAGATTGTGAGATGGAAATGTATAATGCGGATGGTTCACGCGGAGAGATGTGTGGAAATGGAATCCGTTGTGTTGGAAAATATATGTATGATTATGGGCTGACAGATAAGGAGGCAATTTCCGTAGAGACGCTTGCCGGGATTAAATATCTACAGTTTTTCATAGAAAATGGAAAGGTCGCAAAAGTAAAGGTTGATATGGGAAGTCCGATTCTCACACCGGCAGAGATCCCTGTGGTAGCGGAAGGAGAACGTGCAGTAGATGAGCCGATCGTTGTGGACGGGACAGAGTACCGGATGACCTGCATTTCCATGGGAAATCCGCATGCGATCGTGTATGTGGATGATGTGAAGAATCTTCCGATTGAAAAAATTGGTCCATTATTTGAAAAGCATGAAAGATTTCCAAACCGCGTGAATACAGAGTTTGTAAAAGTACTTGATCGGAATACTGTAGAGATGCGGGTGTGGGAACGCGGATCAGGAGAGACACTGGCATGCGGAACCGGAGCCTGTGCAACAGCCGTTGCCTGTATTCTGAACGGGTTGACAGAAGAGAAAGTTACAGTAAAGCTTCTCGGAGGAGATCTGGAAATTGAGTGGGATCGTGAGAAAAATAAAGTCTTTATGACTGGTCCGGCGAAAGTAGTTTTTGACGGAGTATGGGAAGAATAA
- a CDS encoding exodeoxyribonuclease III, with protein sequence MKLISWNVNGIRACVQKGFLDFFHEADADIFCIQETKMQEGQLNLELERYHQYWNYAVKKGYSGTAVFTKKEPLSVSYGLGIEEHDQEGRVITCEFEDFYFVTVYTPNSQSELARLDYRMKWEDDFRAYLKKLEKKKPVIVTGDLNVAHKEIDLKNPKTNRKNAGFTDEERGKFTELLDAGFIDTFRYFYPDQEGIYSWWSYRFSARAKNAGWRIDYFCVSECLKDRLADAKILTEVMGSDHCPIELDLK encoded by the coding sequence TTGAAGCTAATATCGTGGAATGTAAATGGTATCCGGGCATGCGTTCAGAAAGGATTCCTGGATTTCTTTCATGAGGCAGATGCGGATATTTTCTGTATTCAGGAGACGAAGATGCAGGAAGGACAGTTGAATCTGGAACTGGAAAGGTATCATCAGTACTGGAATTATGCTGTGAAGAAAGGCTATTCCGGAACAGCAGTATTTACCAAAAAAGAACCATTATCGGTATCCTATGGACTGGGGATTGAAGAGCATGACCAGGAGGGACGCGTGATCACCTGTGAGTTTGAGGATTTCTATTTTGTGACAGTTTATACACCAAATTCCCAAAGTGAGCTTGCAAGACTGGATTACAGGATGAAATGGGAAGATGATTTCCGTGCATATCTTAAGAAGCTGGAGAAAAAGAAGCCGGTGATCGTAACCGGTGATCTGAATGTTGCACATAAAGAGATCGACCTTAAAAATCCGAAGACAAACCGGAAAAATGCAGGATTTACAGATGAAGAGCGTGGAAAGTTCACAGAGCTTCTTGATGCAGGTTTCATTGATACTTTCCGGTATTTTTATCCCGATCAGGAGGGGATTTATTCATGGTGGTCGTACCGGTTCAGTGCAAGAGCGAAGAATGCAGGCTGGCGGATTGACTATTTCTGCGTGTCAGAATGCCTGAAGGACAGATTGGCAGATGCAAAGATTCTGACAGAAGTAATGGGATCAGATCATTGTCCGATCGAGCTGGATCTGAAATAA
- a CDS encoding helix-turn-helix domain-containing protein, which produces MEAAEIIKGLRDKTGMTRKAFSDHLGIPVRTVEDWEKGKRTPPEYIPRLIAYQLKYEELIKKLGKEDIEE; this is translated from the coding sequence ATGGAGGCAGCAGAGATTATTAAAGGATTGAGAGATAAGACCGGAATGACGAGAAAGGCATTTTCGGATCATCTGGGGATTCCGGTACGGACAGTAGAGGACTGGGAAAAAGGAAAAAGGACACCGCCGGAATACATCCCGCGTCTGATTGCATATCAGTTAAAGTATGAAGAACTGATCAAAAAGCTTGGAAAAGAAGACATTGAAGAGTAG
- a CDS encoding CobW family GTP-binding protein, whose protein sequence is MTKIDIISGFLGAGKTTLIKKLLSEGFKGEQVVLIENEFGEIGIDGGFLKEAGIEIREMNSGCICCSLVGDFGKSLHEVVDTYHPDRILIEPSGVGKLSDVIKAVQDVQDEIDAELNSFTTVVDVTKCKIYRKNFGEFFSNQIEYAGAVILSRTDKAKPEKIQESVALLRELNEKAPIITTPIEQLPGEKILEAMESSKSLEEELLAEVAHEAHEHHHDHDHEEHEHHHDHDHGEHEHHHDHDHEEHEHHHDHDHEEHEHHHDHDHEEHEHHHDHDHECGCGCGHHHHDHEGHHHADDVFTSWGKETIRTYTKEEIGNILKTLEEDGSYGNILRAKGMVAGADGEWIYFDMVPGEHEVRTGAPEYTGRICVIGAEIKEDKLAELFQVK, encoded by the coding sequence ATGACAAAAATAGATATTATTTCCGGTTTTCTTGGAGCCGGTAAGACGACATTGATCAAAAAGCTTCTTTCAGAAGGTTTTAAGGGAGAGCAGGTTGTATTGATCGAGAATGAGTTCGGAGAGATTGGAATCGACGGTGGATTCCTGAAAGAGGCGGGAATCGAGATCCGTGAGATGAACTCAGGTTGTATTTGCTGTTCACTGGTAGGAGATTTTGGAAAGTCTCTTCATGAGGTAGTAGACACGTATCACCCTGACCGTATTCTGATCGAGCCTTCCGGTGTCGGAAAACTGTCGGATGTTATCAAGGCAGTGCAGGATGTGCAGGATGAGATTGATGCGGAGCTGAACAGCTTTACCACCGTGGTAGATGTGACAAAGTGCAAGATCTACCGCAAAAATTTTGGCGAATTTTTCAGTAATCAGATCGAGTATGCAGGAGCAGTGATCTTAAGCCGTACAGATAAGGCAAAGCCGGAGAAGATTCAGGAAAGTGTTGCTCTGCTGAGAGAGTTAAATGAAAAAGCTCCGATCATCACAACACCGATCGAGCAGCTCCCGGGTGAAAAGATTTTGGAGGCAATGGAATCCAGCAAGTCTCTGGAAGAAGAACTGCTTGCAGAAGTTGCTCACGAAGCCCATGAACATCATCACGACCATGACCACGAGGAGCATGAGCATCATCATGACCATGACCACGGGGAGCATGAGCATCATCACGACCATGACCACGAGGAGCATGAGCATCATCACGACCATGACCATGAGGAGCATGAGCATCATCACGACCATGATCATGAAGAGCATGAACATCATCACGACCATGATCATGAATGTGGCTGCGGCTGTGGACACCACCATCACGATCATGAGGGACACCATCATGCCGATGATGTATTTACAAGTTGGGGAAAAGAGACAATCCGTACTTATACAAAAGAAGAGATCGGAAATATCCTCAAGACCCTGGAGGAAGATGGATCTTATGGCAATATCCTTCGTGCAAAAGGTATGGTTGCAGGTGCTGATGGAGAATGGATCTATTTCGACATGGTTCCGGGTGAGCATGAAGTAAGAACCGGAGCACCTGAATATACAGGACGTATCTGTGTGATCGGTGCAGAGATTAAAGAAGACAAACTGGCGGAATTATTTCAGGTGAAATAG